The window AAAAAGTAACGAAGGAGGGAAATGATTATGGCAGATTATCCAACTGTAGAAATAACCACCGATTTGTTGATCCTGGGTGGAGGAATGGCCGCCACGGGCTGTGCTGTTGAAGCCGCCTACTGGGCCAAGAAAAATGGCGTGAAAGTAACGGCTGTTGACAAGGCCGCCTATACGCGTTCCGGAGCCGTGGCCATGGGCCTTTCGGCTATCAACCAATATGTCGGCATTGCCGACGGTCAGAACACCGCGGAAGATTATGTCCATTATGTCCGCCAGGACCTGATGGGTATCTCCCGGGAAGACCTGGTTTATAACATTGCCCGACACGTAGATTCCTCGGTGCATCTTTTTGAGAAATGGGGCTTGCCTATCTGGTTGGATGAAAACGGCAAGTATGTCCATGAAGGCCGCTGGCAGCTCATGATCAACGGTGAATCCTACAAAGTGATCGTGGCCGAGGCCGCCAAAAACGCCATGGACGCCGCTGGTTTTGAGATCTATGAGCGTGTTTTTATCGTCGCCCCCCTGATGGACGGCGACCGGATCGCCGGGGCCGTCGGTTTCGGGACCCGCGATGAGAAATTCTATGTCTTTAAGGCTAAAGCCGTGATCTGCGCCCTGGGTGGTGCGGTTCACGTCTTCCGTCCCCGGTCCACCGGTGAAGGTCAGGGGCGTTCCTGGTATCCACCCTTTAATACCGGGTCCAGCGCCTTTTTTACCCTTAAGGCCGGTGCTGAAATGACCTGTCAGGAAGTCCGTTTTATCCCGGTTCGGTTCAAGGATGCCTATGGGCCGGTCGGAGCCTGGTTCCTGCTCTTCAAATCCAGGGCTACCAGCGCCACCGGAGGGGAATATATGGTGGTCCGTAAGGACGAGCTCAACAACTGGGCTCCTTACGGTCTGGCCAAACCGATTCCGGCCAACCTGCGTAACTATCTGGGGATGCTGGATGTGGAAGCCGGCTTAGGTCCCCTCTATATGGAGACGGCCGAAGCCATCCAGAATATCGCCAAGGGTACCCCTGATGAAAAAGCCTTCAAGAAGAAGATGAAGGAACTGGAATCAGAGGCCTGGGAAGACTTCCTGGATATGACCATTTCCCAAGCCATCCTTTGGGCGGCCAGCAACATCATGCCTGAAGCCAGCCGTTCCGAGATCGCCGCTTGTGAGCCTTATTTTATCGGCTCCCATTCCGGTGCCTCCGGAGCCTGGGTCAGCGGCCCGGAAGACCTGGATACCCCTTACAAATGGGGTTACGGCAATATGTGTACCACCAAGGGGTTGTTTGCCTGCGGTGACGCCTCCGGCGCCTCCAGCCACAAATTCTCCTCCGGTTCCCATGCCGAGGGTCGTTTTACCGGTAAAGAAGCCGTCCGGTTCTGTGTAGAGAACCCGGCCATGCCCAATGTGGATGCCGCTCAGGTCGACGCCTTGAAAAAAGAGATCCTGGCTCCGCTCAACACCTATGAACAGTTCTGCGGGTTATCCACGGATCCTGAAATGAACCCCAACTACATCAAACCCATGTCCTATATTCATCGTCTCCAAAAGATGATGGATGAATATGCCGGCGGCTGGGGATCGGGCTTTAAGACCAGCAAATCGCTGATCGAAAGAGGTCTGGAACTTATGGTTATGCTGCAGGAAGACTCGGCCAAATTAGGCGCCAAAAACGTCTATGAGCTGGAACGCTGCTGGGAAAACGTTCAGCGGACCTGGCAGGCCGAGGCCCATATGCGAACCATCCTCTTCCGGGATGAAACCCGTTGGCCGGGCTACTACTTCCGGGCTGACAAACCCAAGATGGATGATGTCAATTGGCATGTCTTTGCCAACTGTAAGTATGATCCAAAAACCGGTGAGTGGACCATGATCAAAAGAGACGTGGTTCCTCTTATTCCGTAATCCAACTTAATGATTAACCTCCAGGCGCCTTTGGGCGCCTGGAGTTTTTGAACAGAGAAGATATTTATTTAAAAAGAGGACGGACGGGGCGATGGACTTGTACAAAGTCCATCTGAAATGATCCGCAGGGGAACATATTCCTCTCTTTTAATAAATATCTTGGTGAAACTTCTCGATCTTGGCGCCTTTTCTTTTACATCTTACAAATACCCATCTTGTTATAGCCAACTATGAAAATTTATCTCAATTTTTAACCTCAAAAAAAATTGGTTCGGTGGAGCAAGATTAAATTTTTTTTGTTGTATATTGAAAAAAATTTAGTTAAAGCATAGAAAACTTTATTTTCGGAAAAACCATTAAATAAATTCCTGGAGGAGTCTATGGGAGATAAAAAAAGCATTT of the Deltaproteobacteria bacterium genome contains:
- the aprA gene encoding adenylyl-sulfate reductase subunit alpha, translating into MADYPTVEITTDLLILGGGMAATGCAVEAAYWAKKNGVKVTAVDKAAYTRSGAVAMGLSAINQYVGIADGQNTAEDYVHYVRQDLMGISREDLVYNIARHVDSSVHLFEKWGLPIWLDENGKYVHEGRWQLMINGESYKVIVAEAAKNAMDAAGFEIYERVFIVAPLMDGDRIAGAVGFGTRDEKFYVFKAKAVICALGGAVHVFRPRSTGEGQGRSWYPPFNTGSSAFFTLKAGAEMTCQEVRFIPVRFKDAYGPVGAWFLLFKSRATSATGGEYMVVRKDELNNWAPYGLAKPIPANLRNYLGMLDVEAGLGPLYMETAEAIQNIAKGTPDEKAFKKKMKELESEAWEDFLDMTISQAILWAASNIMPEASRSEIAACEPYFIGSHSGASGAWVSGPEDLDTPYKWGYGNMCTTKGLFACGDASGASSHKFSSGSHAEGRFTGKEAVRFCVENPAMPNVDAAQVDALKKEILAPLNTYEQFCGLSTDPEMNPNYIKPMSYIHRLQKMMDEYAGGWGSGFKTSKSLIERGLELMVMLQEDSAKLGAKNVYELERCWENVQRTWQAEAHMRTILFRDETRWPGYYFRADKPKMDDVNWHVFANCKYDPKTGEWTMIKRDVVPLIP